One region of Duncaniella freteri genomic DNA includes:
- a CDS encoding helix-turn-helix domain-containing protein, translating into MQTKRKLLNSQEAADYLGFSLSYFRKMMMRRVIPMYKPSGKLCFFDPDDLDAYLKSVRISSHDEIEAEAARYLANKKPL; encoded by the coding sequence ATGCAGACAAAACGAAAATTACTCAACTCGCAGGAAGCCGCCGACTATCTCGGCTTCTCCCTGTCCTACTTCCGCAAGATGATGATGCGGCGCGTAATCCCCATGTATAAGCCGAGCGGCAAACTCTGCTTTTTCGATCCCGACGACCTTGACGCATATCTCAAGAGCGTCCGCATATCGTCGCATGACGAGATTGAAGCCGAAGCAGCCCGCTATCTCGCGAACAAGAAACCTCTTTAA
- a CDS encoding plasmid mobilization protein → MNHTDNSPDKNAGKTKRKKLPPEAVRSCTVTTKMTAAERRKIHEMAGGCGLTPSDYMRHRALGYEPPSALTTEEKALLRNLDGCRLDILNFANALAGMGHDERIRLFQKVSFMLDWYKQVVPITNAVTEFINVVTSSGRIRIRTTRKNKDN, encoded by the coding sequence ATGAATCATACAGATAACAGCCCCGACAAGAACGCCGGAAAGACAAAGCGAAAGAAGCTGCCGCCAGAGGCCGTGCGCTCCTGCACAGTCACCACAAAGATGACAGCCGCCGAGCGTCGGAAGATACACGAAATGGCCGGAGGATGCGGACTGACTCCAAGCGACTACATGAGGCATAGGGCACTCGGCTATGAGCCGCCGTCGGCACTGACGACCGAGGAAAAGGCATTGCTGCGCAACCTTGACGGATGCCGCTTGGACATTCTCAACTTCGCCAATGCACTCGCCGGAATGGGGCATGACGAGAGAATACGGCTTTTCCAAAAGGTGTCGTTCATGCTCGACTGGTACAAGCAGGTAGTGCCTATTACCAATGCCGTCACCGAGTTTATTAACGTCGTTACGAGCAGCGGCAGAATCAGGATAAGGACAACCAGAAAGAATAAAGACAACTGA